One genomic window of Pelomicrobium methylotrophicum includes the following:
- a CDS encoding TlpA family protein disulfide reductase, which translates to MSRARQGLIAAVVAVLALVAGFALRHLSAVDSGGEAAGEALFDASFEDLNGQRVSLSRFRGQVVVVNFWATWCTPCREEIPEFVELQEEFRDQGVVFVGIAVDRREPVAAFSREFGINYPVLIGSLEAMELARKVGNRMQALPFTVVLGRDGQAAKVHLGKLSRDTLEPLLRKLV; encoded by the coding sequence ATGAGCCGGGCTCGCCAGGGTCTGATCGCAGCGGTCGTGGCGGTGCTGGCGCTCGTTGCCGGCTTCGCCCTGCGCCATCTCTCGGCGGTGGATTCCGGCGGCGAGGCGGCGGGAGAAGCGCTCTTCGACGCGAGTTTCGAGGACCTGAACGGACAACGGGTCAGCCTCTCCCGCTTCCGGGGCCAAGTGGTGGTCGTAAACTTCTGGGCCACGTGGTGCACGCCCTGCCGGGAGGAGATCCCCGAGTTCGTCGAGCTCCAGGAAGAGTTTCGGGACCAAGGGGTGGTGTTCGTGGGCATCGCCGTGGACCGCAGGGAGCCGGTCGCCGCCTTCAGCCGCGAGTTCGGCATCAACTACCCCGTTCTCATCGGCAGCCTGGAAGCCATGGAGCTCGCCCGCAAAGTGGGTAACCGCATGCAGGCGCTGCCTTTTACGGTTGTCCTCGGCCGCGACGGTCAAGCGGCCAAAGTCCACCTGGGCAAACTCTCGCGCGACACACTAGAGCCGCTGCTGCGCAAGCTGGTCTAG
- the aroQ gene encoding type II 3-dehydroquinate dehydratase: MRPPHVLVLHGPNLNLLGIREPEVYGRVTLTEINERLTELAKARGASVVCFQSNSESELVERVHKARDDHTGFIVINPAAFTHTSVALRDALSAVGIPFIEVHLSNIHAREPFRRVSYFSDLAVGVISGLGAKGYELALAYALDHLVHKA; the protein is encoded by the coding sequence GTGAGACCTCCCCACGTCCTGGTCCTCCACGGACCGAATCTGAATCTCCTCGGCATCCGCGAGCCCGAAGTCTACGGGCGTGTCACGTTGACCGAAATTAACGAGCGTTTGACGGAATTGGCCAAGGCGCGCGGCGCTTCGGTCGTATGCTTCCAGAGCAATTCGGAATCTGAGCTGGTGGAGCGGGTGCACAAGGCGCGCGACGATCACACCGGCTTCATCGTCATCAACCCTGCGGCGTTCACCCACACCAGCGTGGCGCTGCGGGACGCGCTGTCTGCGGTGGGAATTCCGTTCATCGAGGTTCATCTTTCCAACATCCACGCTCGCGAGCCGTTTCGGCGGGTGTCCTATTTCTCTGACCTTGCCGTCGGGGTGATTTCCGGACTGGGCGCCAAAGGCTATGAGTTAGCGCTCGCTTACGCCCTGGACCACCTGGTTCATAAGGCCTGA
- the accB gene encoding acetyl-CoA carboxylase biotin carboxyl carrier protein has protein sequence MDLRKLKKLIDLVQASGIAELEVTEGEEKVRITRNAVSTTPSVTMMPAASPPAPVPAAAPAPEPAPAPKLPEGHVIKSPMVGTFYRSSSPGAKPFVEVGQAVKVGDTLCIIEAMKLMNEIESDKAGVVKAILVENGQPVEYGEPLFIIE, from the coding sequence ATGGATCTGCGCAAGCTCAAGAAGCTGATCGACCTGGTGCAGGCCTCGGGCATCGCCGAGCTAGAAGTCACCGAAGGGGAGGAAAAGGTCCGGATCACCCGGAACGCCGTCTCCACCACGCCCTCGGTGACCATGATGCCGGCGGCTTCCCCGCCCGCCCCTGTGCCCGCGGCAGCGCCGGCGCCAGAGCCGGCCCCCGCCCCCAAGCTTCCTGAAGGCCATGTCATCAAGTCCCCCATGGTGGGCACGTTCTACCGCTCGTCTTCCCCCGGGGCCAAGCCGTTCGTGGAGGTGGGCCAGGCGGTGAAAGTGGGCGACACCCTATGCATCATCGAGGCCATGAAGCTCATGAACGAGATCGAGTCGGACAAGGCCGGCGTGGTGAAGGCCATCCTGGTGGAGAACGGCCAGCCGGTGGAATACGGCGAGCCATTGTTCATCATCGAGTAG
- the accC gene encoding acetyl-CoA carboxylase biotin carboxylase subunit, with amino-acid sequence MFEKILIANRGEIALRIQRACRELGIKTVAVHSEADAEAKYVKLADESVCIGPAPSAQSYLNVPAIISAAEVTDAEAIHPGYGFLSENADFAEMAEKSGFIFIGPRPETIRLMGDKVSAKNAMKKAGVPTVPGFDAPLPDNPAEIRKIAKSIGYPVILKAAGGGGGRGMRVVHTEAALLNAVATVRAEAQAAFGNPAVYMEKFLENPRHVEIQVLADEYRNVIHLGDRDCSMQRRHQKIIEEAPALGLPPRLRDKIAERCVEACRRIGYRGAGTLEFLYENGEFYFIEMNTRIQVEHPVTEMITGVDIVKQQILIAAGERLKLRQKDIVFRGHALECRINAEDPFTFAPSPGRITSYHPPGGPGVRVDSHVYQGYFVPPNYDSLIGKVITFGDSREQAIARMRSALSEMVVEGIKTNIPLHQELLMDTAFLQGGVSIHYLEQKLAGAVKKKTA; translated from the coding sequence ATGTTTGAAAAGATCCTGATCGCGAACCGCGGCGAGATTGCCCTGCGCATCCAGCGCGCCTGCCGCGAGCTGGGGATCAAGACCGTGGCGGTGCACTCGGAGGCCGACGCCGAGGCGAAGTACGTCAAGCTGGCCGACGAGTCCGTATGCATCGGCCCGGCACCCTCGGCCCAGAGCTATCTCAACGTCCCCGCCATCATCAGCGCCGCCGAGGTCACCGACGCGGAGGCCATTCACCCGGGCTACGGCTTCCTCTCGGAGAACGCCGATTTCGCCGAAATGGCGGAGAAGAGCGGTTTCATCTTCATCGGGCCGCGCCCGGAGACGATCCGCCTCATGGGCGACAAGGTGAGCGCCAAGAACGCCATGAAAAAAGCCGGTGTTCCCACGGTGCCCGGCTTTGATGCGCCGCTGCCCGACAACCCGGCCGAGATTCGCAAAATCGCGAAATCCATCGGCTACCCGGTGATTCTGAAGGCGGCCGGCGGAGGCGGCGGGCGCGGCATGCGGGTCGTGCACACCGAGGCGGCGCTGCTCAACGCCGTGGCCACGGTGCGGGCAGAGGCCCAGGCGGCTTTCGGCAACCCGGCCGTTTACATGGAAAAGTTCCTGGAAAACCCGCGCCATGTGGAGATCCAGGTGCTCGCCGACGAGTACCGCAACGTGATCCACCTGGGTGATCGGGACTGCTCCATGCAGCGCCGGCACCAGAAGATCATCGAAGAGGCCCCGGCGCTGGGGCTCCCCCCGCGGCTGCGGGACAAGATCGCCGAGCGTTGCGTCGAAGCCTGCCGCCGCATCGGCTACCGCGGCGCCGGCACCCTGGAGTTCCTCTATGAGAACGGCGAGTTCTATTTCATCGAGATGAACACTCGGATTCAGGTGGAGCATCCGGTCACCGAGATGATCACCGGGGTGGACATCGTCAAGCAGCAGATCCTCATCGCCGCCGGCGAGCGGCTGAAGCTGCGGCAGAAAGACATCGTGTTCCGCGGCCACGCCCTCGAGTGCCGTATCAATGCCGAAGATCCCTTCACCTTCGCGCCGAGCCCGGGCCGCATCACCTCGTACCATCCCCCCGGCGGCCCCGGCGTGCGCGTGGACTCCCATGTCTATCAGGGCTATTTCGTGCCGCCGAACTACGACTCACTGATCGGAAAGGTGATCACCTTCGGCGACAGTCGCGAGCAAGCCATCGCCCGAATGCGCTCGGCGCTGTCCGAGATGGTGGTGGAGGGCATCAAGACCAATATTCCCCTGCACCAGGAGCTCCTGATGGATACGGCTTTCCTGCAGGGCGGGGTGAGCATCCATTATCTCGAGCAGAAGCTCGCGGGGGCAGTCAAGAAAAAGACCGCATGA
- the prmA gene encoding 50S ribosomal protein L11 methyltransferase, which translates to MSGWLALSLSVEASQAEALSDALQILGAISVDLGDAAAEATALDDTPQEPFPLWPRLRVTGLFPESADAGAIAAEAARLASLADVPPFEVRLVAERDWVRETQSQFGPLHASPRLWVVPSWCEPPDGAVISLRIDPGVAFGTGSHPTTRLCLAWLDATVRGGEHVLDFGCGSGILAIAAMKLGAARAVGVDIDPLAVATSRENARQNGVAAEFHACPLPADFQADIVVANILANPLILAAPVLVRALKPGGRLALAGVLSGQAREVADAYRPALELAIGAQEDEWVLLTGRKRLP; encoded by the coding sequence ATGAGCGGCTGGCTCGCCCTCTCCTTGTCGGTGGAGGCTTCCCAGGCGGAGGCCCTCTCCGACGCCCTGCAGATCCTGGGGGCGATTTCGGTGGATCTGGGCGATGCGGCAGCCGAGGCGACTGCGCTCGACGACACGCCGCAGGAGCCCTTTCCGCTGTGGCCGCGGCTGCGCGTGACTGGGCTTTTCCCGGAAAGCGCCGATGCCGGGGCGATCGCGGCCGAGGCCGCGCGGCTCGCTTCCCTCGCCGACGTCCCCCCCTTCGAGGTCCGCTTGGTTGCCGAGCGGGACTGGGTCCGGGAGACCCAGTCCCAATTCGGCCCCCTCCACGCAAGCCCGCGGCTCTGGGTGGTGCCGAGTTGGTGCGAGCCCCCCGACGGCGCCGTCATCAGCCTACGCATCGATCCCGGCGTCGCGTTCGGCACCGGAAGCCACCCGACAACGCGTCTGTGCTTGGCTTGGCTTGACGCGACGGTACGCGGCGGGGAACATGTCCTGGATTTCGGGTGCGGCTCTGGCATTCTCGCCATCGCCGCGATGAAGCTGGGCGCCGCGCGCGCAGTGGGGGTGGACATCGATCCGCTGGCTGTGGCCACCAGTCGCGAGAACGCCCGCCAGAACGGCGTGGCCGCCGAGTTCCACGCCTGCCCATTGCCCGCCGACTTTCAGGCCGACATCGTGGTCGCCAACATCCTGGCCAATCCCCTGATCCTGGCTGCGCCAGTGCTCGTTCGAGCGCTCAAGCCGGGTGGCCGCCTTGCCCTCGCCGGGGTGCTCAGCGGTCAGGCGCGGGAGGTCGCGGATGCGTATCGGCCGGCGCTGGAGCTCGCCATCGGGGCCCAGGAGGATGAGTGGGTGCTGCTCACCGGAAGGAAAAGGCTGCCATGA
- a CDS encoding DUF3426 domain-containing protein, whose amino-acid sequence MTMVTRCPACSTMFKITPEQLRARGGQVRCGRCRQVFNALDTLAILPEPSPAVPPDSSMEQAAPPPNPSQEAQPPAAAPVPPAEQGAENVQRAEAAEPLKLDEERKTPPPVKDRRRDEETLSAGGLLEEPRSPRRRASLGWGIGAAVLLLTLAGQLAYLFRTELAALYPDARPYLEQACAHLGCEVPLPRKPQFIHIELSDLQADPVRPERLTLTMALRNRAPFRQAFPAIELTLTDDQNQPLARRVFLPQDYMIDSDAVARGLASNAVADIRLPLETGDLRPSGYRLYAFYP is encoded by the coding sequence ATGACGATGGTGACCCGCTGCCCCGCGTGCAGCACGATGTTCAAGATTACTCCGGAGCAGCTCCGGGCACGAGGCGGCCAGGTGCGCTGCGGCCGCTGCCGGCAGGTGTTCAACGCGCTCGACACGCTGGCGATTCTGCCTGAACCGTCGCCGGCGGTGCCCCCGGATTCCTCGATGGAGCAGGCTGCCCCGCCGCCGAATCCATCGCAGGAAGCGCAGCCGCCCGCCGCCGCACCGGTGCCGCCAGCCGAGCAGGGCGCTGAGAACGTGCAGAGGGCCGAAGCGGCGGAACCCCTAAAGCTCGACGAAGAGCGCAAGACCCCGCCGCCGGTGAAGGACCGGAGGCGAGACGAGGAGACGCTGTCGGCCGGCGGGTTGCTCGAAGAGCCTCGCTCGCCCCGGCGTCGCGCGTCCCTCGGTTGGGGCATCGGCGCGGCGGTGTTGCTGCTGACGCTGGCGGGGCAGCTCGCGTACCTGTTCCGCACCGAGCTGGCGGCGCTCTACCCCGACGCACGCCCCTACTTGGAGCAGGCCTGCGCCCATCTCGGCTGCGAGGTGCCCTTGCCCCGCAAGCCCCAGTTCATCCACATCGAACTTTCCGACCTGCAGGCAGACCCGGTGCGTCCCGAGCGCTTGACGCTCACCATGGCGCTGCGCAACCGCGCCCCCTTCCGTCAGGCGTTTCCTGCCATCGAGCTCACGCTCACCGACGACCAGAACCAGCCCCTCGCCCGGCGGGTGTTCCTGCCGCAGGATTACATGATCGACAGCGATGCCGTCGCGCGCGGCCTGGCATCGAATGCGGTGGCCGACATCCGGCTTCCCTTGGAGACGGGCGACCTGCGGCCGAGCGGCTATCGCCTCTACGCGTTCTATCCCTGA
- the gcvT gene encoding glycine cleavage system aminomethyltransferase GcvT — protein sequence MALKTTPLTHLHRQRGARLVDFSGWEMPLHYGSQIEEHHRVRRDAGVFDVSHMLPIDVEGAAAEALLARLLSSGVERLARPGAALYACLLNERGGIVDDVIVYRRGGCAFRIVVNAGPAEKDLAWIDRQRAALPVSTQPRRDLAILAVQGPRACERAAAALPTLAPALRNLARFQATEADGVFVARTGYTGEDGYELMLPAERAEDAWQALLAAGVAPCGLGARDTLRLEAGLNLYGQDMDEEVTPFECGLGWTVDLKGGRDFIGRDALAAARPRWQRLGLVLADKGVLRHGQRVETALGDGIITSGGFAPTLGRSIALARLPLGLVPGATVGVAIRDKMATAVCVRPPFVRHGVPSIAVSKA from the coding sequence ATGGCCCTTAAAACCACCCCCCTTACCCATCTGCATCGTCAGCGGGGCGCTCGCCTGGTGGACTTTAGCGGCTGGGAGATGCCGCTGCACTACGGCTCCCAGATCGAGGAGCACCATCGCGTGCGTCGCGATGCCGGCGTCTTCGACGTCTCCCACATGCTGCCGATCGACGTCGAGGGAGCCGCGGCGGAGGCGTTGCTCGCGCGGCTTCTGTCGAGCGGCGTGGAGCGGCTCGCCCGCCCCGGCGCGGCGCTCTATGCCTGCCTGCTCAACGAGCGCGGTGGCATCGTGGACGACGTGATTGTCTACCGGCGCGGCGGCTGCGCTTTCCGCATCGTGGTCAACGCCGGCCCGGCGGAAAAGGATCTCGCCTGGATCGACCGGCAGAGGGCGGCGTTGCCAGTGTCGACGCAGCCGCGCCGGGACCTGGCGATTCTGGCGGTGCAAGGGCCCCGAGCCTGCGAGCGCGCGGCTGCCGCGCTGCCCACGCTCGCGCCCGCCCTGCGGAACCTGGCCCGCTTCCAGGCGACAGAGGCGGACGGCGTGTTCGTTGCCCGCACGGGTTACACCGGCGAAGACGGCTACGAGCTGATGCTGCCCGCCGAGCGTGCCGAGGACGCGTGGCAGGCGCTACTGGCCGCAGGCGTAGCCCCGTGCGGGCTCGGTGCCCGCGACACGCTGCGGCTGGAGGCCGGGCTCAACCTGTACGGCCAGGATATGGACGAAGAAGTGACGCCTTTCGAATGCGGACTGGGGTGGACCGTGGACTTGAAGGGCGGGCGGGACTTCATCGGCCGTGACGCCCTGGCAGCCGCGCGCCCCCGCTGGCAGCGGCTGGGGCTGGTGCTCGCGGACAAGGGCGTGTTGCGGCATGGGCAGCGCGTCGAAACGGCGCTGGGTGATGGAATCATCACGAGCGGCGGCTTTGCGCCCACCCTGGGGCGTTCGATTGCGCTTGCGCGCCTGCCGCTCGGCCTCGTCCCGGGCGCGACCGTCGGCGTGGCGATTCGCGATAAAATGGCGACAGCCGTGTGCGTGCGACCGCCGTTCGTGCGCCATGGCGTGCCGAGCATCGCGGTCTCGAAGGCGTGA
- the gcvH gene encoding glycine cleavage system protein GcvH, translating to MTAPDHLRYTKTHEWARLDDDGLVAVGITDHAQEQLGDMVYVESPEVGKAVSAGAECAVVESVKAAADVYAPVGGTVVAVNEILEAHPEKLNQDPYGTWIFKLRPNNADDLKRLLSATQYQSMVEAGEG from the coding sequence ATGACTGCACCTGACCATCTTCGCTACACCAAGACCCACGAATGGGCGCGCCTCGACGATGACGGCCTGGTGGCTGTGGGAATCACCGACCACGCGCAGGAGCAGCTCGGCGATATGGTCTACGTGGAGTCGCCCGAAGTGGGCAAGGCCGTGAGCGCGGGAGCCGAGTGCGCGGTGGTGGAGTCGGTGAAGGCGGCGGCCGACGTCTACGCGCCCGTGGGCGGCACGGTAGTGGCGGTAAACGAGATCCTGGAAGCGCATCCCGAGAAGTTGAATCAGGACCCCTATGGAACCTGGATCTTCAAGCTCAGGCCGAACAACGCCGACGACTTGAAGCGCTTGTTGAGCGCCACCCAGTATCAATCCATGGTGGAGGCCGGCGAGGGCTGA
- the gcvPA gene encoding aminomethyl-transferring glycine dehydrogenase subunit GcvPA: protein MPFIPHTERDVVEMLKVIGVDSVDALFDEIPSHLKLGALADLPPALGEAQMTRLMLERAESDGRYLNFCGAGAYEHFIPAAVWQLVTRGEIYSAYTPYQAEASQGTLQLLYEYQSMMCALTAMEVSNASLYDGASALGEAVLMAVRLHRGGYRVLMPRSVHPAYRTVARTLTRPQGIELVEVPFEQRSGRTDLQALEAIDTADCAALVVPQPNYFGVLEDADALCRFAKSRGLLVIALVNPIALALLKPPGEWDGGGADIAVGDGQPLGLPLSGGGPYFGFMTCRQALVRQLPGRLVGATVDRDGRRGFALTLQAREQHIRRSKATSNICTNQGLAVAAATVYMALLGPEGLRRVAARCHANARQLERLLAAVPGVERLFDGPVFHEMAFRVAAPTTDVLRALEAQGILGGVELAPDYPELGHGLLICTTETKEEDDLKRLAEHLERILGKRIKLPPCAMKT, encoded by the coding sequence ATGCCCTTCATTCCGCACACCGAACGCGACGTAGTCGAAATGTTGAAGGTCATCGGCGTCGATTCCGTCGATGCTTTGTTCGACGAAATCCCGTCCCATCTCAAGCTCGGCGCCCTTGCCGACCTGCCGCCGGCCCTCGGGGAAGCGCAGATGACCCGGCTCATGCTGGAGCGGGCCGAAAGCGATGGCCGCTATCTCAACTTCTGCGGTGCTGGCGCCTACGAGCATTTCATTCCCGCCGCCGTCTGGCAGCTCGTGACCCGCGGGGAAATCTACTCGGCCTACACGCCGTACCAGGCGGAGGCGAGCCAGGGGACGCTGCAGCTTCTCTACGAGTACCAATCCATGATGTGTGCGCTGACCGCCATGGAGGTGTCCAACGCCAGTCTCTACGACGGTGCCTCGGCGCTCGGGGAGGCGGTGCTCATGGCGGTGCGCTTGCACCGCGGCGGCTACCGGGTCCTGATGCCCCGCTCGGTTCATCCCGCCTACCGGACGGTGGCGCGGACGCTGACGCGCCCCCAGGGCATCGAGCTCGTCGAGGTGCCGTTTGAGCAACGCAGTGGCCGCACTGACCTGCAAGCGCTTGAGGCCATCGACACCGCGGACTGCGCCGCATTGGTGGTTCCGCAGCCCAACTATTTCGGCGTGCTGGAAGACGCCGACGCCCTGTGCCGCTTCGCCAAATCGCGTGGCCTGCTCGTCATTGCCCTCGTGAACCCGATCGCACTGGCGCTCTTGAAGCCGCCGGGCGAGTGGGACGGGGGCGGCGCCGACATCGCCGTGGGTGATGGGCAACCTCTGGGCCTGCCCCTTTCCGGCGGAGGCCCCTACTTCGGCTTCATGACCTGCCGCCAGGCCCTGGTGCGCCAGCTTCCGGGGCGGCTCGTCGGCGCCACCGTGGACCGGGACGGGCGCCGCGGCTTCGCGCTCACCCTGCAGGCACGGGAACAACACATCCGCCGCTCGAAAGCCACCTCCAATATCTGCACCAACCAGGGCTTGGCGGTGGCCGCGGCCACCGTGTACATGGCGCTACTGGGGCCGGAGGGGTTGCGCCGCGTGGCCGCCCGCTGCCACGCCAACGCGCGTCAGCTGGAGCGGTTGCTCGCCGCCGTGCCGGGCGTCGAGCGGCTGTTCGACGGGCCCGTGTTCCACGAGATGGCCTTTCGCGTGGCGGCCCCGACCACCGATGTGCTGCGGGCGCTGGAGGCCCAGGGCATCCTGGGTGGTGTCGAGCTGGCCCCTGACTACCCCGAACTCGGGCACGGGCTGCTCATCTGCACCACCGAGACCAAAGAGGAGGACGATTTGAAGCGCCTGGCCGAGCACCTGGAACGCATTCTCGGCAAGCGCATCAAGCTTCCGCCTTGTGCGATGAAAACGTAA